The proteins below come from a single Saccharophagus degradans 2-40 genomic window:
- a CDS encoding efflux RND transporter permease subunit, translated as MIESIIRWSIGNRFLVLLATMILIGVGLYSLKQTPVDAIPDLSDVQVIIKTSYPGQAPQVVEDQVTYPLTTAMLSVPGAVTVRGYSFFGDSYVYVIFDEDTDLYWARSRVLEYLSQVAPTLPAAAKPQLGPDATGVGWVYIYSLIDRSGQHDISQLRSLQDWFLKYELQTVPGVSEVAAVGGMVKQYQVTVSPEKLRAFNIPLAHIQMAIKQANQEVGASVVEMAEAEYMVRASGYIQNEADLANIPLGVNSNGTPLLLKDVADIGIGPQMRRGIAELNGEGETVGGVVVMRFGENAQTTINGVKAKLEQLQAGLPEGVEVVTVYDRSGLIERAVENLWHKLLEEFVVVALVCMIFLFHVRSSLVAIVSLPVGILTAFIIMHVQGINANIMSLGGIAIAIGAMIDGAIVMIENMHKHMEHTPITKENRWQIVTESAVEVGPALFFSLLIITVSFVPVFTLEAQEGRMFSPLAFTKTYAMAASAALAITLVPVLMGYFIRGKVLPEHKNPVNQFLIASYMPALKGVLKFPKITILCAVIVLASVYWPLQKIGSEFIPPLDEGDLMYMPTTYPGISIGKARELLQQTDKLIASVPEVENVFGKIGRADTATDPAPLTMIETFIQLKPRDQWREGVTTESLKKELDALVKLPGVTNAWVMPIKTRIDMLATGIKTPVGIKVAGPDLSVIQDLGKQLENLLKDVEGTASVYSERVAGGRYLNIDIDRAKAARYGLNIADVQQVIASAVGGMNVTQTVEGLERYPVNIRYPQAYRDSPAQLALLPIVTPKGERIALGDVAKVSIADGPPGIKSENARINGWTFVDIDGVDVGTYVENAKEIVAKQLELPAGYSIGWSGQYEYMVRAKEKLQYVVPLTLAIIAILLFLNFRNFAHVAIILGSLPLALVGSIWLIYLLGFNFSVAVGVGFIALAGVATELSVIMLVFLEICWRQHIKRAQEEGRKTNSDDLHQAIIEGGALRVRPKVMTASAIIIGLLPIMYGSGTGSEVMSRIAAPMVGGMLSALVLTLLVLPAVYLLWKRATID; from the coding sequence ATGATTGAATCTATTATTCGCTGGTCGATTGGTAATCGGTTTTTAGTGCTGTTGGCAACAATGATTCTGATTGGGGTAGGCCTCTATTCACTAAAGCAAACACCCGTCGATGCTATCCCAGATTTAAGTGATGTGCAGGTCATTATTAAAACCTCTTACCCAGGCCAAGCACCTCAAGTGGTGGAAGACCAAGTCACCTATCCACTGACTACGGCGATGTTATCGGTACCGGGCGCCGTCACTGTGCGTGGCTACTCCTTTTTTGGGGACAGTTATGTCTATGTCATTTTTGATGAAGATACCGATTTGTACTGGGCCCGAAGTCGAGTTCTCGAATATCTAAGTCAAGTCGCTCCCACTTTGCCGGCAGCGGCGAAGCCCCAGCTCGGGCCAGATGCCACGGGTGTCGGTTGGGTTTATATTTATTCGCTCATTGATCGCTCCGGTCAACACGATATTAGCCAACTTCGCAGCCTCCAGGATTGGTTTTTAAAATACGAATTGCAAACCGTACCGGGTGTTTCTGAAGTGGCTGCGGTAGGGGGCATGGTGAAGCAATATCAAGTCACGGTAAGTCCTGAGAAGCTGCGCGCATTTAATATACCCCTGGCGCACATACAAATGGCGATCAAGCAAGCGAATCAAGAAGTAGGGGCCTCCGTAGTGGAGATGGCGGAAGCTGAATATATGGTGCGCGCTTCTGGATATATTCAAAACGAGGCGGATCTCGCAAACATTCCCCTTGGTGTAAATTCAAACGGCACGCCATTGCTGCTAAAAGATGTGGCCGATATCGGTATCGGTCCACAAATGCGACGTGGTATTGCAGAATTAAATGGAGAAGGGGAAACCGTTGGAGGTGTTGTTGTGATGCGATTTGGTGAAAATGCGCAAACAACAATCAATGGCGTAAAAGCAAAATTAGAACAGTTACAGGCAGGTCTGCCAGAGGGCGTAGAGGTTGTCACCGTTTATGATCGCTCAGGATTGATTGAGCGAGCGGTCGAAAACCTTTGGCACAAACTCTTGGAGGAGTTTGTCGTCGTAGCGTTGGTTTGCATGATTTTCCTTTTTCATGTTCGCTCATCCTTGGTGGCAATTGTCAGTTTGCCGGTGGGAATATTAACGGCATTTATCATCATGCACGTGCAGGGTATTAATGCCAACATTATGTCATTGGGTGGTATTGCAATCGCTATTGGGGCCATGATTGATGGTGCGATTGTGATGATTGAGAATATGCATAAACATATGGAGCATACCCCAATCACCAAAGAAAATCGCTGGCAAATTGTCACCGAATCCGCTGTTGAAGTGGGTCCTGCTTTATTTTTCAGTTTGTTGATTATCACGGTGAGTTTTGTACCCGTATTCACACTGGAAGCACAAGAGGGTCGTATGTTTAGCCCGCTTGCCTTTACTAAAACCTATGCGATGGCCGCTTCGGCAGCACTGGCTATTACTTTGGTGCCGGTATTAATGGGTTATTTTATTCGAGGCAAAGTATTGCCCGAGCACAAGAATCCAGTAAACCAATTTTTGATTGCCAGCTATATGCCAGCGTTAAAAGGCGTCCTTAAATTTCCCAAAATCACCATTCTATGTGCCGTGATTGTATTGGCTTCCGTTTATTGGCCGTTGCAAAAAATCGGTAGTGAATTTATTCCACCGTTGGATGAAGGCGATTTGATGTACATGCCTACAACATACCCAGGGATTTCGATAGGCAAGGCGAGAGAATTATTACAGCAAACCGATAAATTGATTGCCTCGGTTCCAGAAGTGGAAAACGTATTTGGCAAAATTGGACGTGCCGATACGGCAACGGACCCTGCGCCATTGACGATGATAGAAACCTTTATTCAACTCAAACCTCGTGACCAATGGCGAGAGGGTGTGACAACTGAAAGCCTTAAGAAGGAGCTTGACGCCTTGGTTAAACTTCCTGGCGTCACTAATGCCTGGGTTATGCCCATTAAAACACGCATTGATATGTTGGCGACCGGCATCAAAACACCCGTGGGCATAAAAGTCGCCGGGCCCGATTTGTCAGTAATTCAGGATTTAGGCAAGCAGCTTGAAAACCTTCTTAAAGATGTTGAAGGCACTGCATCCGTGTATTCGGAACGCGTCGCTGGCGGTCGGTATTTGAATATTGATATTGATCGAGCAAAAGCTGCGCGTTACGGTTTGAATATCGCGGATGTGCAACAAGTGATTGCGTCTGCAGTGGGAGGAATGAATGTCACCCAAACCGTGGAAGGACTGGAGCGCTACCCGGTAAATATTCGTTATCCGCAAGCCTATCGCGATTCGCCAGCGCAATTAGCGCTACTGCCAATCGTGACTCCCAAAGGCGAACGCATCGCTCTGGGCGATGTTGCCAAAGTCAGTATTGCTGATGGACCGCCTGGCATCAAAAGTGAAAACGCGAGAATTAACGGTTGGACTTTTGTCGATATCGATGGCGTGGATGTGGGTACCTATGTGGAGAACGCAAAAGAAATCGTAGCGAAACAATTGGAGCTTCCTGCCGGGTACTCGATTGGCTGGTCCGGTCAATATGAGTACATGGTTCGCGCAAAAGAAAAATTGCAGTATGTGGTGCCATTAACCTTAGCCATCATTGCCATTTTACTTTTTTTGAACTTCAGAAATTTTGCACACGTGGCCATTATTCTAGGCTCTCTGCCCTTGGCCTTGGTCGGGTCAATCTGGCTGATATACCTACTCGGCTTTAATTTCTCGGTCGCCGTTGGTGTGGGCTTTATTGCTCTGGCGGGTGTCGCGACCGAGCTCTCCGTGATCATGCTGGTGTTTCTAGAAATATGTTGGCGTCAACATATTAAACGTGCACAAGAGGAGGGTCGCAAGACCAACAGTGATGACCTGCACCAAGCGATTATCGAAGGCGGAGCGCTTCGAGTTCGACCTAAAGTCATGACCGCCTCAGCCATTATCATCGGTTTACTGCCGATCATGTATGGCAGTGGCACCGGATCAGAGGTGATGAGTCGCATTGCAGCCCCAATGGTTGGCGGTATGCTCAGCGCATTGGTATTGACCCTGTTGGTGCTGCCCGCCGTGTATTTGCTCTGGAAGCGAGCAACGATCGATTAG
- a CDS encoding APC family permease, protein MQHSHSPHYQKNSLTLAGAVAMGTGVMIGAGIFALTGQVAEMAREWFPLAFLLAAVISGFSAYSYVKMSSAYPSAGGIAMFLEKAYGKGTTTAVCALLMYFSMVINESLVARTFATYTLQIFDATAVDWLVPALGSALLLFAFIVNILGNRFIQTFSFVMGFIKIGGLALLAIGGLWVSGFNFESISVKPEDTTISGFLGAIALGILAYKGFTTITNSGGEIKDPHKNIGRAIILSISICLVVYMLVAFAVGGNLSINEIVQAKDYVLAEAARPAFGQYGVWITVGFAIVATVSGVIASVFAVSRMLAMLTDMKLVPHSHFGMPGSIQQHTLVYTIVVAMFLTIFFDLSRIASLGAIFYIVMDIAIHWGVLKNLRKDVKASPTILTLAIGLDVLVLIAFIWVKIQTDMLVIWASLIGFIGIFLGEYFFLKHYRTQDK, encoded by the coding sequence ATGCAGCATTCACATTCACCACATTATCAAAAAAATAGTTTAACCCTGGCTGGTGCCGTTGCCATGGGTACCGGCGTAATGATCGGCGCGGGTATATTTGCTTTAACAGGTCAAGTTGCGGAGATGGCTAGAGAGTGGTTTCCACTGGCATTCTTACTTGCCGCTGTTATTTCGGGTTTCAGCGCCTATTCCTATGTGAAAATGTCGAGCGCGTACCCGAGTGCGGGCGGGATTGCCATGTTTTTGGAAAAGGCTTATGGAAAAGGCACAACGACGGCTGTGTGCGCCTTGCTCATGTACTTTTCAATGGTAATTAATGAAAGTTTGGTCGCAAGAACCTTCGCCACTTATACCTTGCAAATATTCGATGCAACTGCTGTTGATTGGCTTGTGCCTGCGTTGGGTTCTGCATTGCTGCTCTTCGCATTTATCGTCAATATTCTAGGCAATCGGTTTATTCAAACATTCTCGTTTGTGATGGGCTTTATCAAAATTGGTGGTCTGGCGTTGCTCGCTATTGGTGGGCTTTGGGTATCGGGCTTTAATTTCGAAAGCATTTCGGTTAAGCCAGAGGATACGACCATCAGCGGGTTTTTAGGGGCAATTGCCTTGGGTATCCTGGCATATAAGGGGTTTACCACCATTACCAACAGCGGTGGTGAAATTAAAGACCCGCACAAAAATATTGGGCGAGCCATAATTCTGTCGATCTCAATTTGTTTGGTTGTGTATATGCTGGTCGCCTTCGCGGTGGGCGGAAACCTGAGCATCAATGAAATTGTACAGGCGAAGGATTATGTATTAGCCGAAGCGGCACGCCCGGCCTTTGGCCAGTACGGCGTGTGGATTACTGTGGGATTCGCCATAGTCGCAACGGTTTCCGGTGTGATTGCCAGTGTGTTCGCAGTCTCGCGAATGCTTGCCATGCTGACCGACATGAAACTTGTTCCGCACTCGCATTTCGGTATGCCTGGCAGCATCCAGCAACACACTCTGGTGTATACCATCGTAGTGGCGATGTTTTTAACAATATTTTTTGACTTAAGTCGAATCGCGTCTCTGGGAGCTATTTTTTATATCGTTATGGATATCGCCATACATTGGGGCGTTTTGAAAAATTTGAGAAAGGACGTTAAGGCAAGCCCCACGATACTTACCTTGGCAATTGGATTGGATGTGTTGGTGCTAATTGCATTTATTTGGGTAAAAATTCAGACCGACATGCTGGTGATTTGGGCATCACTCATTGGATTTATAGGTATTTTCCTAGGAGAGTATTTTTTCCTCAAGCACTATCGAACACAGGATAAATAA
- a CDS encoding ion channel encodes MILASFLSLALILITVVIHYQGLCWLSCFYRSRKSHANIRLPMIMFGMTCLHLIEILLYAGVFFLLHHYSTNGGFTEAFEATVWNYVYFSGVNYTTLGMSEFYPTGHFKVLAFTEALNGFMMLTWSATFFYSLAGQFFQNPDSQ; translated from the coding sequence ATGATACTTGCAAGCTTTTTGAGTTTAGCGCTGATTTTAATAACGGTCGTCATCCACTATCAAGGTTTGTGCTGGTTATCCTGCTTTTATCGGTCTCGGAAAAGCCATGCCAACATCCGCTTACCAATGATTATGTTTGGTATGACTTGCCTTCATTTGATTGAGATTTTGCTATACGCAGGCGTGTTCTTTCTTCTGCATCATTACTCAACAAACGGTGGCTTTACCGAAGCCTTTGAAGCAACCGTGTGGAACTATGTGTATTTTTCAGGCGTTAATTACACGACACTCGGGATGAGCGAATTTTATCCGACGGGCCACTTTAAAGTGTTGGCTTTTACGGAGGCGCTTAACGGGTTCATGATGCTCACGTGGTCCGCTACTTTTTTTTACTCCCTTGCTGGACAGTTCTTTCAGAATCCAGATTCTCAATAA
- a CDS encoding MerR family transcriptional regulator produces MRVKELANHLSVSAETVRFYTRQGFLSPTKNPVNGYKEYGLKDQSRLRFILSARALGFTVKDIAEILSVAEQKRTPCPMVRMMIEKRLLETEAQYQETVKLRQRMREAVKTWSGLPDAEPTGDMICHLIESFSHSQEGVHHE; encoded by the coding sequence ATGCGGGTTAAAGAGTTAGCAAACCATCTTTCTGTCAGCGCTGAGACTGTAAGGTTCTATACACGCCAAGGGTTTCTTTCGCCAACCAAAAATCCGGTCAATGGGTACAAAGAATATGGGCTAAAAGACCAAAGCCGGTTGCGATTTATTTTAAGCGCCAGGGCCTTGGGGTTTACCGTGAAAGACATCGCCGAGATTCTCTCTGTCGCGGAGCAAAAACGCACACCTTGCCCAATGGTACGAATGATGATTGAAAAGCGTTTGCTCGAAACAGAAGCTCAATATCAGGAGACCGTTAAGCTCCGACAGCGCATGCGAGAAGCCGTTAAGACCTGGAGCGGCTTGCCCGATGCCGAACCCACCGGGGACATGATCTGTCACCTAATCGAAAGCTTTAGCCATTCCCAAGAAGGAGTCCACCATGAGTAA